TATTGCCACCGCGCGCGGTCAGGACTCGGGGCTGTTGCCGACGCAGGGCAGTCCGGGTACGCGCCAGCGTCGGGCCCGGTGAAGCCGCAGCGACAGccactgctgctggctgcccgACAGGTAGGACTCGGGGACGCCACTCCGTAGCCGTGCCGGCACCTCGGCGCTGGCGGTGGACGGGGGGGtccccgctgctgccgccggcGTCTCCAGGGTCTCCAGGCCGTGCAGGCTGCCCGTGCCCAGCTCCTGTGGGTGGGCACCGTCGTCCGAGCCTGgccagggagaggagatggAAGTTGGGGGGGTCGAGGGATCCTGGACCCTCCCTCCTGGCAAGGGTTGCTCCAAGAAGCAGCTTTTGCCCCCCAGCCCGCGCTCCCCAAAACCAGgactgctgcctgccagggtcTGGCACGGCCACAGCCCATGGGGCAGCCAAGCGTGGCAGGTGGAGGGGCCATCACCGTCCTCCCTCGTGACTCACAGCAGCGGCGCAGGGAGTGCCAGGGGCGGGGggcctccccggccgccccaccgggctgctgcaggagacagaGGATGGCCCCGTCCATCTGCTGGAAGACTcggagggagagcagggactGCCGGGTCTCGGGGGCCAGCCCGTAGCGCTCCGACGCCACCAGCTCCCGCACCAGCTCGAAGTCCTGCCGCAGCTGCAAGGCTCCCTGCAGGCTGGGGGGTACCGGCGGCACTCAGCCCGGCCGCCTCTGCATTGCCCATGCCAGCCCAGCCCCGCCACCACCGCCACCCATTACCTGAACTTGATCCTCTGGGCCAGGATGTGATCCATCCAAGCCTCCAAGAAAGCCGTGGTCACCCGGGCCAGGGCAGGCGCCTGGGCATCgcggggcaggagctgggcgCCCTGCAGCACCTGGCCCAGCACCGCCTGGGCCGCCGCCGCTGCGTATGcgctgggggagctgggcaggTCTGCAGGGGAGGGAACAGGACACCCACTcagccctgcccgcagccctgcccgcagccctgcccgccccTGAGGCACCCCTACCCACCGGCGCGGAGGCCGACCCTCCAGTGCTTGCCCAGCGGCATGGTCTGGTTGAAGATCTCCGCCGACATCCGCTTGCAGTCGGTGGAGAACATCTTCAGCACCTCCCCCGAGAAGAGCTGGGGGCAGAGCGGGGGGACCCAGCATGGCACAGCGGCCCCATGGCACCCTGTGGCTCCCCTGGCCGTGCCCAGCTGGACCAGAACCACTGGGGCCCGGCACGGCACAGCACGGCTCCAGCCGGCTCCCATGGTTGGGCTGTACCTGAATGCTGGCAGCCATGGAGCGAATCTGCTGGCAGAGGTGTTGCTCCTGGTGGGACAGCAGGGCCAGGGGCAGTTGAGGGGGGGCATCCCCAGGCTCTGGGAAGGTCCCGCtcaccagcaccaccagcctctctgtctccatcttcagcagctggagggaagaggggtgAGAGGAATCCTGCCCagcagccagccccacagcccaggcTCCGCACCCACCCATGGGTCCCTGTCCCTTGCATACCTGCAGATCCCCCTGGGTGACAAGCAGGAACTGGGGCAGGGCCCAGGCCGCCAGGTACCGGCAGGCTCTGCCCatcagccaggagcaggcagcctGCGCCGTGGCCAGGCAGCGGCCCAGCACCTGCAGGTGCAGGCAGGGCGAGCCAGGGGGGCATCCTGGGAGAGGCAGGGGATGAGACATGTCACAGGGGCCAGAGGGGGGAGCCCAGAGGGGACCGCCAAGAtgcccatccccatcccacgAGACCCCACTCAccgggcaggcaggcaggcaggggccgCAGGCAGCGCAGGGCGAAGGCTAGGGCTGGGTAGAGCCGCTGCAGGCACCATGCCGTCCTGCTCCGCACTGGTCCTGCCACCAGCACCGGCTCCCCCGAGCACGTGTCGGACAGACCCGAGCCCAGGGCGCAGGTGAAGTCTGTGGGGGGGCACCAGTCAGCAGCCCCCTGCCACCCTCCTGCCCGTACCCCCCCACCCTGCACTCCGTACCTCTCTCCCAGCTCCAGAGGACGCCCCAGCAGAGCAGGCGCAGGCAGAGCCGTCCCAGCTCCTCCTCGCACTCCTGGGGgacatgggctgcaggggaacgGGGCGTGAGGGCCAGTGCACCCCGTGGTGGCACTGGAGGGATACTGGGGAGCTACTCCTCGCCCCCACTGCCCCACCGCTCTGGCCCCCACCTACCCTGGGCGAGAGTGCGGCTCAGCTCCCTCGCAGTGGCCACAGTCCTGCCAGCCCCGCAGTGTGGCAGTCCCAGGCGGTGACCCAGCGCGGCACTGGCAGCCCCCCAGAAGAGCGGGCGGTACTGGGCATGCAGGGCCTCAGCCGCTGGCGTGCGGGAGGCGTCCAGCCACCGCACCGACTTCCAGCCGGCAGAGCTTGGCCCAGCAGCCGTGCCTGGGCTGGACACCGGCAGTTCCAGGGGCTCAGGGCTTGCTGCCGCCAGCTTCTCCTGCTTGGGCCCGCGGAGGACGTGGTGCCAGAGGCTGTCGGCGGAGGCCACCAAGCCACCCAGGACGAGGCCCATCAGCTGTTCGTCCTCCCTGCACAGTGCCTTCAGCTCCCCAGCGAGGCCCGGCAGCTCCTCCCGTCCAGAGGGTGCCATGTCCGCTGCCGCTGTGGTGCTGCACTCCAGGGGCCAAGGCACCGTGGCATCCTCCCAGCAGACATGTTCTGCTCCGCCGCCACCGTCCCACAGCTGCAGGAGGGGCTGGAGCCGCTCGGCCACCAGCCGGCCCCGCTCAGCCGCCAGTATCCCCAGCACCCTGGCTGCGGGGAAGGCATGGGAGCGGTCCCCCGCGACCCCGTGGCAGCCGGCAACACCAGCAGGCAGGCAACCGGCAGTGCCCAGCTCCAGGGCCAGGTCGCCCACCACCTGGTTGTAGATCTCCAGGCCCTGGAAGAGGTCGGAGAGcagtgccggggagggggcggcagTGGGGCTGGCCAGCGCCAGCCCCCGCAGCCGCGCCTCGGTGTGGCGCTCGGCCAGCCGTGCAGCATGCagcgccagcagcagcagcgcccGTTGCATGTGTGCCACCGACTCGtgcctgtgcagcagcagcggcCGCAGCCACGGGTCGCTGCGCATCCGCCGCCGCAGCCCGCTCCAGTGGCCGGCGTGCATCCGCAGCTCCTGGCAGAGCTCCCGCAGTGGCCAGGCGGCCCCCAGCTCCCCCGTCGGTGCCTCCGGCTGCTCCACCAGTGCCAGGAGCTGGCGGAGAAAGTCGGAGGCGGCCTTCAGCCGGCGGCTGTAGTCGCGGGCGAGGCGGAGGTGGTGGcggtgctgcagcagggcgTGAAGGCTGGCGCCACGCTCGGCCACACGCGGGTGGATGGGGTGGTAGGAGAAGGCGGCGCTGCTGTCGCCGAGCTGGGGCCGCACGTGGCCCCGGAAGGTCTCGGTGCGGGGGTCCTCCCAGACACAAAGGCAGCGGCGCAGCCCCTGGAAGCTCTGCTCCAGCGGGGCCAGGAGGGCCAGcgtttcttcctcctcttcctcctcttcatcctcgCTGCCGTCGTAGCCGCGCTGGCGGGGCCGCGGGGGCAGCAGGCGCCGCAGGCCGGGGCTGACGCAGCTGCGCAGCATGGCCTCTGCCTTCTGCAGGGAGCGGGCCAGGCcccccagggagctgctgcctgcagggacgGGGACCCTGGGTGTGGGGCAAGGCGGGGGGGCAGCCCCTTCCCACGGCCACCCCGGCTCTGCATCAGTACCCAGAGGGGACGGCAGGACAGCCACGCTGCTCTGCCGCCACCCCGGCCCTGCCAGCGCTGGTTCtgagacccccccagcccctcctggcACAGGACCTGTCCCAGCGGGCTGCCAGGTCCCAGCGACACTTCTGGACGTGTTAGACGTTAATTCCACGTTAATTCCACGTTAACTGTGCAGCGTTTGTCCCCTGTCCTGCCCCCTGCAGCTGCCCACCCCTCTCAGGAGGCTGTACCTCATCAGGgtttcccctccagcccccctgTTGCCACGGGTCCATGGGCGATGGGGGGGATTAGCCCCCCCGGGCCCGTACCGGAGAAGGTCCCACGGCCGGGCTCTGTAGTCCGCCCCCCCAGAGCTGGGCCAGCCCCTCACCT
The Haliaeetus albicilla chromosome 1, bHalAlb1.1, whole genome shotgun sequence DNA segment above includes these coding regions:
- the CCDC142 gene encoding coiled-coil domain-containing protein 142 isoform X2; amino-acid sequence: MEDGGPERRGGEPCLQVGEGDGAGLSGLIFLLRTARPPLPPPGDGAARGEPAETGSSSLGGLARSLQKAEAMLRSCVSPGLRRLLPPRPRQRGYDGSEDEEEEEEEETLALLAPLEQSFQGLRRCLCVWEDPRTETFRGHVRPQLGDSSAAFSYHPIHPRVAERGASLHALLQHRHHLRLARDYSRRLKAASDFLRQLLALVEQPEAPTGELGAAWPLRELCQELRMHAGHWSGLRRRMRSDPWLRPLLLHRHESVAHMQRALLLLALHAARLAERHTEARLRGLALASPTAAPSPALLSDLFQGLEIYNQVVGDLALELGTAGCLPAGVAGCHGVAGDRSHAFPAARVLGILAAERGRLVAERLQPLLQLWDGGGGAEHVCWEDATVPWPLECSTTAAADMAPSGREELPGLAGELKALCREDEQLMGLVLGGLVASADSLWHHVLRGPKQEKLAAASPEPLELPVSSPGTAAGPSSAGWKSVRWLDASRTPAAEALHAQYRPLFWGAASAALGHRLGLPHCGAGRTVATARELSRTLAQAHVPQECEEELGRLCLRLLCWGVLWSWERDFTCALGSGLSDTCSGEPVLVAGPVRSRTAWCLQRLYPALAFALRCLRPLPACLPGCPPGSPCLHLQVLGRCLATAQAACSWLMGRACRYLAAWALPQFLLVTQGDLQLLKMETERLVVLVSGTFPEPGDAPPQLPLALLSHQEQHLCQQIRSMAASIQLFSGEVLKMFSTDCKRMSAEIFNQTMPLGKHWRVGLRADLPSSPSAYAAAAAQAVLGQVLQGAQLLPRDAQAPALARVTTAFLEAWMDHILAQRIKFSLQGALQLRQDFELVRELVASERYGLAPETRQSLLSLRVFQQMDGAILCLLQQPGGAAGEAPRPWHSLRRCCSDDGAHPQELGTGSLHGLETLETPAAAAGTPPSTASAEVPARLRSGVPESYLSGSQQQWLSLRLHRARRWRVPGLPCVGNSPES
- the CCDC142 gene encoding coiled-coil domain-containing protein 142 isoform X1 — protein: MEDGGPERRGGEPCLQVGEGDGAGLSGLIFLLRTARPPLPPPGDGAARGEPAETGSSSLGGLARSLQKAEAMLRSCVSPGLRRLLPPRPRQRGYDGSEDEEEEEEEETLALLAPLEQSFQGLRRCLCVWEDPRTETFRGHVRPQLGDSSAAFSYHPIHPRVAERGASLHALLQHRHHLRLARDYSRRLKAASDFLRQLLALVEQPEAPTGELGAAWPLRELCQELRMHAGHWSGLRRRMRSDPWLRPLLLHRHESVAHMQRALLLLALHAARLAERHTEARLRGLALASPTAAPSPALLSDLFQGLEIYNQVVGDLALELGTAGCLPAGVAGCHGVAGDRSHAFPAARVLGILAAERGRLVAERLQPLLQLWDGGGGAEHVCWEDATVPWPLECSTTAAADMAPSGREELPGLAGELKALCREDEQLMGLVLGGLVASADSLWHHVLRGPKQEKLAAASPEPLELPVSSPGTAAGPSSAGWKSVRWLDASRTPAAEALHAQYRPLFWGAASAALGHRLGLPHCGAGRTVATARELSRTLAQAHVPQECEEELGRLCLRLLCWGVLWSWERDFTCALGSGLSDTCSGEPVLVAGPVRSRTAWCLQRLYPALAFALRCLRPLPACLPGCPPGSPCLHLQVLGRCLATAQAACSWLMGRACRYLAAWALPQFLLVTQGDLQLLKMETERLVVLVSGTFPEPGDAPPQLPLALLSHQEQHLCQQIRSMAASIQLFSGEVLKMFSTDCKRMSAEIFNQTMPLGKHWRVGLRADLPSSPSAYAAAAAQAVLGQVLQGAQLLPRDAQAPALARVTTAFLEAWMDHILAQRIKFRLGRRCPPTGAGHGQPARPGDPGDAGGSSGDPPVHRQRRGAGTATEWRPRVLPVGQPAAVAVAAASPGPTLARTRTALRRQQPRVLTARGGNKGAEPGVSISVSVSVPFPVPGYGWERIPAPGWLLHSQHGRSIAPTFLPAAACNLSRLQHARTGPRTRWGGL
- the CCDC142 gene encoding coiled-coil domain-containing protein 142 isoform X3, whose translation is MLRSCVSPGLRRLLPPRPRQRGYDGSEDEEEEEEEETLALLAPLEQSFQGLRRCLCVWEDPRTETFRGHVRPQLGDSSAAFSYHPIHPRVAERGASLHALLQHRHHLRLARDYSRRLKAASDFLRQLLALVEQPEAPTGELGAAWPLRELCQELRMHAGHWSGLRRRMRSDPWLRPLLLHRHESVAHMQRALLLLALHAARLAERHTEARLRGLALASPTAAPSPALLSDLFQGLEIYNQVVGDLALELGTAGCLPAGVAGCHGVAGDRSHAFPAARVLGILAAERGRLVAERLQPLLQLWDGGGGAEHVCWEDATVPWPLECSTTAAADMAPSGREELPGLAGELKALCREDEQLMGLVLGGLVASADSLWHHVLRGPKQEKLAAASPEPLELPVSSPGTAAGPSSAGWKSVRWLDASRTPAAEALHAQYRPLFWGAASAALGHRLGLPHCGAGRTVATARELSRTLAQAHVPQECEEELGRLCLRLLCWGVLWSWERDFTCALGSGLSDTCSGEPVLVAGPVRSRTAWCLQRLYPALAFALRCLRPLPACLPGCPPGSPCLHLQVLGRCLATAQAACSWLMGRACRYLAAWALPQFLLVTQGDLQLLKMETERLVVLVSGTFPEPGDAPPQLPLALLSHQEQHLCQQIRSMAASIQLFSGEVLKMFSTDCKRMSAEIFNQTMPLGKHWRVGLRADLPSSPSAYAAAAAQAVLGQVLQGAQLLPRDAQAPALARVTTAFLEAWMDHILAQRIKFRLGRRCPPTGAGHGQPARPGDPGDAGGSSGDPPVHRQRRGAGTATEWRPRVLPVGQPAAVAVAAASPGPTLARTRTALRRQQPRVLTARGGNKGAEPGVSISVSVSVPFPVPGYGWERIPAPGWLLHSQHGRSIAPTFLPAAACNLSRLQHARTGPRTRWGGL